A window of the Syntrophothermus lipocalidus DSM 12680 genome harbors these coding sequences:
- a CDS encoding ABC transporter permease has translation MFIWIVGWPTSISLSSVILAIVTACAIGTFFGYYPARQASSLDPVQALISP, from the coding sequence GTGTTTATCTGGATCGTGGGATGGCCGACCAGTATATCTTTATCTTCCGTTATCCTGGCAATCGTGACCGCCTGCGCTATAGGCACCTTTTTCGGCTACTATCCCGCACGCCAGGCTTCATCCCTGGACCCGGTCCAAGCCTTGATCAGCCCTTGA
- a CDS encoding patatin-like phospholipase family protein encodes MRTLGLALGGGGLRGAAHVGVLQVLHGYGIIPSYVSGTSAGAVVAACYAAGMAPREMEEAVLRLRAKDYLDYDWQGLGKLLGHILTGRPAHFPAGFLKGSRLEGLVARWTKGKRLSEAGLPLAIVATDLNSGKRVIFTNQQFEVEDSDTIIIREASLSEAVRASVSIPVTFVPKELNGLSLVDGALKDAVPVRVLKIMGADYVLAVNLQSRRLERPVRDIPGIVTRSIDITVEETSFLERQLFADMEIQPDVEKAGLSEVHAIPDIIRAGRRAMRERVGKLKNELSTR; translated from the coding sequence GTGAGGACGCTGGGGTTAGCTCTCGGAGGGGGAGGTTTGCGGGGAGCAGCCCATGTCGGGGTTCTTCAGGTTTTGCACGGGTACGGGATCATCCCTAGCTATGTGTCCGGAACCAGTGCCGGTGCGGTAGTGGCAGCCTGCTATGCCGCGGGAATGGCGCCCAGAGAGATGGAAGAGGCGGTCCTACGGCTCAGGGCCAAGGACTATCTTGACTACGACTGGCAAGGGCTGGGCAAACTCCTTGGACACATTCTTACAGGTAGGCCGGCTCACTTCCCAGCGGGGTTTTTGAAAGGCAGCAGGCTGGAGGGACTTGTGGCTAGGTGGACGAAGGGTAAGCGCTTGTCGGAAGCGGGTTTACCGCTAGCTATTGTAGCTACGGACTTAAACTCCGGCAAAAGAGTGATTTTCACCAACCAACAATTTGAAGTGGAGGACTCGGATACCATAATTATCAGGGAAGCTTCTTTAAGCGAGGCCGTTCGCGCTAGCGTCAGCATACCGGTTACCTTTGTTCCCAAAGAGTTGAATGGGTTGAGTCTGGTAGACGGTGCCCTGAAAGACGCGGTCCCGGTCCGGGTCCTTAAGATCATGGGCGCGGACTATGTTCTGGCGGTCAATCTGCAATCGAGACGGTTAGAGCGTCCCGTGCGTGACATTCCCGGTATTGTGACAAGGTCCATAGATATCACGGTGGAGGAGACATCGTTTTTAGAAAGGCAACTGTTCGCGGACATGGAGATACAGCCTGACGTTGAAAAAGCCGGGCTGAGCGAGGTCCACGCGATTCCAGATATCATCCGAGCCGGGCGTAGGGCTATGAGGGAAAGGGTTGGGAAACTGAAAAACGAGCTCTCGACAAGGTAA
- a CDS encoding ribbon-helix-helix protein, CopG family has protein sequence MATDKFEHATFYLTSRQVEEIKRLAKENQISRSALVRMIIRDYLAKQRENRK, from the coding sequence ATGGCTACCGACAAGTTCGAACACGCCACTTTTTACTTGACTTCCAGACAAGTCGAAGAGATCAAGCGTCTGGCGAAAGAAAACCAGATCTCACGCAGTGCCCTGGTAAGGATGATAATCAGAGACTACCTGGCCAAGCAGAGGGAGAACCGAAAATAG
- a CDS encoding CAP domain-containing protein has translation MKRAIRLFSFFVLLSLVLGPVSLVNPPGALALTGSSSQSSPTSYSWTDWIASYALQTKASSPTSATSTTTSTSATSNNQTQTTPSNSTSQPLASEEQWMLTQINRERTSRGIKPLTLDPALVNLARKKSQDMVVNNYFAHESPTYGSPGKMVKDAGIKYWLCGENLARAATVATAHQLLMESSIHRANILNQRYTHIGIGIVPQKSGRGVMVTQLFIAK, from the coding sequence ATGAAAAGAGCGATTCGTTTGTTTTCTTTCTTCGTCTTATTGTCCCTTGTTCTTGGCCCGGTCAGCTTAGTGAACCCGCCGGGGGCACTGGCTTTAACCGGATCTAGTTCGCAGTCGTCACCTACTTCCTATAGCTGGACTGATTGGATCGCCAGCTACGCTCTCCAGACCAAAGCTTCTTCCCCCACTTCCGCCACTTCTACCACAACGTCTACCTCCGCTACTTCGAACAATCAAACTCAAACCACACCGAGCAACTCGACTTCCCAACCACTGGCCTCGGAAGAGCAGTGGATGTTGACCCAGATTAACCGCGAACGCACCAGCAGAGGTATTAAGCCTCTAACCCTGGATCCAGCCCTGGTCAACCTCGCGCGCAAGAAGAGCCAGGATATGGTCGTCAACAACTATTTTGCTCATGAATCGCCTACTTACGGCAGCCCCGGGAAGATGGTAAAAGATGCTGGAATTAAGTACTGGCTGTGCGGGGAAAACCTGGCCCGGGCGGCAACTGTTGCCACTGCCCACCAGTTGCTGATGGAAAGTTCCATACACCGGGCGAACATATTGAATCAGCGCTATACTCACATTGGCATCGGCATAGTGCCCCAGAAATCAGGTCGGGGGGTAATGGTTACTCAGCTCTTCATTGCCAAGTAA